In Aegilops tauschii subsp. strangulata cultivar AL8/78 chromosome 3, Aet v6.0, whole genome shotgun sequence, one genomic interval encodes:
- the LOC141020594 gene encoding probable FBD-associated F-box protein At1g32375 → MDDPQVLIGVYRSVSMSEMCDSMKHKGDDPETLDLGTNMPLLVYGYLPPPPVSPAATLPLPAAVWVHDGVDRISRLPDVVLVNILSRLPTKDAARTAALASRWRPLWRMAPLSLVDSHLLPDGGASGPFTIRDPSPRAVTAAVSRILAAHPGPFRCVHLTRTIMQEHRAEMARLLDILVTKGVQELVFVNRLWPIDLRLPASLFSCASLTRLYLGIWRLPDSTAVPRRARFPNLRELGLCMNVMEDCDLAFMLERSPVLEILVIMGSQSQVRLRLISQSLRCVQLGHAYLEDIDVVDAPSLERLFLWDTILTGELTPPRMSSTRNHSSRLKIGRAPNLRVLGYLHHCGMQLTAGIKESIVPSVQILAIEVQFGIRDAVKKSSTISEEPTGKVNLKFWQEGGPIKCVLQSLKKVFFNEFQGSKSEVAFLKFIAERGRVLERMAVVVDRECFSLGGNVNAKLKPLISAKWNNKACKLELFKSPHDDVGGPAYSIEKACDFDFADPFDLNYHYKPERMSVS, encoded by the exons ATGGACGACCCCCAAGTGCTCATCGGCGTCTACAGGAGCGTCTCCATGAGCGAAATGTGCGATAGCATGAAGCACAAGGGCGACGACCCTGAGACGCTGGATCTCGGCACAAACATGCCGCTTCTCGTGTACGGCTACCTCCCTCCCCCGCCCGTGTCCCCCGCCGCAACCCTCCCGCTTCCCGCCGCCGTGTGGGTCCACGACGGCGTCGACCGCATCAGCCGCCTCCCCGACGTCGTCCTCGTCAACATCCTCTCCCGCCTCCCCACCAAGGACGCCGCGCGCACCGCCGCCCTCGCCTCGCgctggcgccccctctggcgcatGGCGCCCCTCTCCCTTGTCGACAGCCACCTGCTTCCGGACGGCGGCGCGTCCGGGCCGTTCACCATCCGCGACCCCTCTCCCCGCGCCGTCACCGCCGCGGTGTCCCGCATCCTCGCGGCGCACCCGGGGCCTTTCCGCTGCGTTCACCTCACCCGGACCATAATGCAGGAGCACCGGGCAGAGATGGCGCGCTTGCTCGACATCCTCGTCACCAAGGGGGTCCAAGAACTCGTCTTTGTCAACCGCCTTTGGCCGATTGACCTGCGCCTCCCCGCCTCGCTCTTCAGCTGTGCCTCCCTCACCCGCCTCTATCTCGGCATCTGGAGGCTCCCGGATAGCACCGCCGTGCCGCGCCGCGCCAGATTCCCCAACCTCCGGGAGCTTGGCCTCTGCATGAATGTCATGGAGGACTGTGATCTGGCCTTCATGCTCGAAAGAAGCCCCGTCCTGGAGATCCTGGTTATCATGGGGAGCCAGAGCCAAGTGCGCCTCCGCCTCATCAGCCAAAGCCTGCGTTGCGTCCAGCTCGGCCACGCCTACTTGGAGGACATCGACGTGGTGGATGCCCCCAGCTTGGAGAGGCTCTTCTTGTGGGATACAATTCTCACTGGCGAGCTCACTCCCCCCAGGATGAGCTCCACCAGGAACCACTCTTCCAGGCTCAAAATTGGCCGTGCACCCAACTTGCGTGTGCTAGGATACCTTCACCATTGTGGTATGCAGCTCACA GCTGGTATCAAGGAGAGCATTGTCCCTAGCGTCCAAATTTTGGCCATAGAGGTGCAATTTGGTATCCGCGATGCTGTCAAGAAA TCCTCCACCATATCTGAAGAGCCCACTGGGAAGGTCAATCTGAAGTTCTGGCAGGAGGGTGGTCCCATCAAATGCGTCCTGCAGAGCCTGAAGAAGGTGTTTTTCAACGAATTCCAAGGGTCGAAAAGCGAGGTTGCTTTCCTCAAGTTCATCGCGGAGAGAGGGCGGGTGCTAGAGCGGATGGCTGTTGTGGTGGACCGTGAATGTTTCTCTTTGGGGGGTAATGTGAATGCCAAACTGAAGCCTCTGATCAGTGCAAAATGGAACAACAAAGCTTGCAAACTAGAGCTCTTCAAGAGCCCACACGATGACGTGGGAGGTCCAGCTTACTCCATCGAGAAAGCTTGTGATTTCGACTTTGCTGACCCTTTCGACCTCAACTACCACTACAAACCAGAAAGGATGTCTGTAAGTTAA